One window of bacterium genomic DNA carries:
- a CDS encoding CDP-archaeol synthase, with amino-acid sequence MFDLLISTLYLFLPAYVANMAPVVATRVNIFPRLNISIDGSNKDTMHPLFGVNKTYRGFVTGILASIGTAFLQLLVRRNGAGKLFIEFPYSYENFLLWGLVLGAGALTGDLVKSYFKRRLKIPSGHRWLPWDQLDMVLGGLIFGFVMYRFSWQQVVVLLVVSPLLILIVNWVSYWLKIKKEW; translated from the coding sequence ATGTTCGATTTGCTGATTTCCACCTTATATTTGTTCCTTCCTGCTTATGTCGCCAACATGGCGCCGGTGGTGGCAACGAGAGTAAATATTTTTCCAAGGTTGAATATCTCCATCGACGGCAGTAATAAAGACACAATGCATCCGCTTTTTGGGGTCAATAAAACCTACCGTGGGTTTGTGACGGGGATTTTGGCAAGCATTGGTACGGCTTTTTTGCAGTTGTTGGTGCGGAGAAACGGCGCCGGAAAATTATTTATTGAGTTTCCGTACAGTTATGAGAACTTTTTACTTTGGGGTTTGGTTTTGGGGGCTGGAGCGCTGACGGGGGATTTGGTAAAAAGTTATTTTAAGAGACGCTTAAAAATTCCTTCTGGTCATAGATGGTTGCCGTGGGATCAGTTGGATATGGTGCTGGGTGGTCTGATCTTTGGTTTTGTTATGTACCGATTTTCGTGGCAGCAAGTAGTTGTTTTGTTGGTCGTTTCACCGCTTCTGATTCTGATTGTTAATTGGGTTAGTTATTGGTTGAAGATAAAGAAGGAGTGGTAG
- a CDS encoding alpha/beta fold hydrolase, whose product MKKQLIPGAEPFYLKTDGKVACLLVHGFTSTAYDVRACGEYLTAHGIATKGVLVAGHGTSPRDLAKTNLDDWLNSIRTAYQELKKDYPIVYVLGISLGGNFLATLAQELNFAGIIFIGVPLKFKHEKSYKALYYAYRALGINYQRKWYQKSLDPQIRKVRPNYKSIPLISAPDVLKVIEMSRTALPGINCPVLAVQSTTDHAVDDETISTLQNSINTKDFQVMWVENRYHVVLIDHGKEEVFERINKFISEHQAKQ is encoded by the coding sequence ATGAAAAAACAGCTCATTCCCGGCGCGGAGCCATTCTACCTAAAAACCGACGGTAAAGTGGCTTGTCTTTTGGTACACGGTTTCACCAGCACGGCTTACGATGTTCGCGCCTGTGGAGAATATTTAACGGCACACGGTATCGCTACTAAAGGAGTGCTGGTGGCCGGTCACGGCACTTCTCCGAGAGACCTGGCGAAAACAAATCTCGATGATTGGCTTAATTCCATCCGAACCGCCTATCAAGAATTGAAAAAAGACTACCCCATTGTTTATGTCCTTGGCATTTCGCTCGGTGGAAATTTTCTCGCAACATTGGCGCAAGAGTTAAACTTTGCCGGAATTATTTTTATTGGCGTGCCACTTAAATTTAAACACGAAAAATCCTACAAAGCCCTCTACTACGCCTACCGAGCGCTTGGTATCAATTACCAGCGCAAGTGGTACCAAAAATCACTCGACCCACAAATCCGCAAAGTTCGTCCCAACTACAAAAGCATCCCCCTGATTTCGGCACCCGATGTTTTAAAAGTAATCGAAATGTCTCGCACGGCATTGCCCGGCATCAACTGCCCCGTTCTTGCGGTACAATCTACAACCGATCATGCCGTGGATGATGAAACAATCTCCACCCTCCAAAACAGTATCAACACCAAAGATTTTCAGGTAATGTGGGTGGAAAATCGCTATCATGTTGTTCTTATCGATCACGGCAAAGAAGAAGTTTTTGAACGAATCAACAAATTCATCTCTGAACATCAAGCAAAACAATGA
- a CDS encoding glycosyltransferase — MKILMLSNHYLPHMSGVATSITRTIRNLEKLGHEVKLIVPAFPEFTETNPKIYRVPSYPFRPPLIPLPYPGKSFIAKVVTDFKPDIIHTHQPFMLGKTGLKVALKNHIPFVFTHHAMYEQYVHYAPFLPNSLLQKIIVRRVMRFANKVSAVVAPSESVAKILHERKIKTPVFIIPTGINPEFFVRGPETRNATRKKWGVKKTETVIISFARLAAEKNFELLLKAFALLQEKTKKPLRLILGGDGPATNSLKKLAEKLDLGKKIIFTGSFPYTDVPDFLIGADIFAYPSLSETQGLVTLEALATGLPTVVVDAPGNRDIVKDGISGLITNPTVKDFTSKILSLITSPKLRTALAEQSIPRATDFSEEKMAEKMVNLYKSLLR; from the coding sequence ATGAAAATTTTAATGCTCTCCAACCATTACCTTCCGCATATGAGTGGCGTGGCCACTTCCATTACCCGCACGATTCGCAATTTGGAAAAATTGGGCCATGAAGTAAAATTAATTGTTCCTGCTTTTCCCGAGTTCACCGAAACAAATCCTAAAATTTATCGTGTACCGTCATATCCGTTTCGCCCCCCACTTATTCCTCTCCCCTATCCGGGAAAGAGTTTTATCGCCAAAGTAGTCACCGATTTTAAACCAGACATCATTCACACCCACCAGCCTTTCATGCTCGGAAAAACAGGACTCAAGGTGGCACTTAAAAACCATATTCCTTTCGTTTTCACGCACCACGCGATGTATGAACAATATGTTCATTACGCACCATTCCTCCCGAATAGTTTGCTACAAAAAATTATCGTCAGGCGCGTCATGCGATTTGCCAATAAAGTTTCGGCGGTCGTTGCACCCTCTGAATCGGTGGCAAAAATACTGCATGAAAGAAAAATTAAAACGCCGGTTTTTATCATCCCCACGGGCATAAATCCGGAATTTTTTGTTCGTGGGCCGGAAACAAGAAACGCTACTCGTAAAAAGTGGGGTGTGAAAAAAACCGAGACCGTTATTATTTCTTTTGCCAGGCTAGCCGCCGAAAAGAATTTTGAATTACTTCTCAAAGCCTTTGCCCTACTACAAGAAAAAACAAAAAAACCACTTCGCCTAATTTTGGGCGGTGATGGACCCGCCACCAACAGCTTAAAAAAGTTGGCTGAAAAATTGGACTTAGGTAAAAAAATAATTTTTACCGGCAGTTTTCCCTACACAGATGTTCCCGACTTTCTCATTGGCGCGGACATCTTTGCCTACCCATCTTTAAGTGAAACTCAAGGACTTGTAACGCTCGAAGCCTTAGCGACCGGCCTTCCGACCGTTGTCGTGGACGCCCCGGGCAACCGCGATATCGTAAAAGACGGCATCAGCGGACTAATCACTAATCCCACCGTCAAAGATTTTACCTCAAAGATACTTTCTCTCATCACTTCCCCCAAACTTCGTACAGCATTAGCTGAACAATCAATCCCCCGCGCCACAGATTTTTCAGAAGAAAAAATGGCCGAGAAGATGGTGAACTTATATAAATCTTTATTGCGTTAA